The Polyangium mundeleinium genome contains the following window.
CGACCGCGAAGCCGGACGCGTCGGCGACGATGGTGTCGAGCTTCGACGCCCACTGGAGCTGCTCGGCGACGAGCGCGGGCGCGACGAGCGCGTTGACGGCGCCCGTGCCGAGGTTCGGCAGGACCTCGGGGATGCCGAGCGGAACGGGCGTCACGCCGCCGATGACCTGGAAAAACACCGGCATCACCGCGTCGTCGCGCCACACGTAGGGCTTCGTGCCCTTGAAGTCGTCGGGCGTTCGCACCGCGACACCCTTCGTGATGAGGTGCGCCTGGCCGACATCGCCCCAACCGAGGATGCGGAAACCAGCGTCCTCCGCGCCCTTCTCGAACTCGGGCCGCATGGTTTCGCGCGCGGCGTCGAGCTTCGCCCACGAGGAGAAGAGGCCCGGCATCTGCAGCGCGAGGATGGGCTTGTGGACCTTGCCGAGCCCAACCGCGGTGACCGCGGCGCCGTCGAGCTGGCCGGACTTCATCTTGCCGACCATCGCGGCTTCATCGCCCTGCTGGCCGTTGTAGTAGAAGCGGAGCTCCAGCCGGCCGCCGCTCTTCTCGGCCACCGCCTTCTCCCAAACACTGAACACCTGCCCCCAGGGGCTCGACTTCGGCGCAAGCGTGCCGATCGTGATCACTTCCGCAGCACTCGCATCCTGCGACGCACCGATCCCCGCAAGGACCGTCAGGGCGCCGAGGAGTTTCACCATCGCTCTTCGCAGCATCATCAGAAGCCTCCGTCTCGGTTCTTCCGACCCTCGTACGCGACGTGTCTCGAGGGTTCCTCCTGGCCTGCGCGTGTTCGTATACCGGAGCTCGTCGCTCTCGAACAGACAGGCTCGCCCCGCACGCACGCACGATGCACCGCAGCATCGAGCATCGCGTTCCAGGAAGAGGGCGGCACGGGACAGTGGACGATGGGCCCACGACGTTATTCACGTTGCCGCATCGCGAAAAACCCTGATGATAGCGACCCGATGACCCTGGATGAGATCCGCGCCGTCCTCGAGGCGCAAGGATGGCCGGTCGAGCGGCTCTCCGAGGCCACGCTGCGCAGCCGCTTCCGCAGCAAGGACCGGATTTTTCCGCTGTTCGTACACCTCGAACCTCTCTTCGTGACGTTCGCGGTGATCCCCTACGCGCGTTTGCCCGAGGACCCCGATTCAGCCGAGGCGCTCATGACGCGCCTGCTCAAGCTCAACCGGGAGATCAACCTCGCCAAGTA
Protein-coding sequences here:
- the dctP gene encoding TRAP transporter substrate-binding protein DctP, which gives rise to MMLRRAMVKLLGALTVLAGIGASQDASAAEVITIGTLAPKSSPWGQVFSVWEKAVAEKSGGRLELRFYYNGQQGDEAAMVGKMKSGQLDGAAVTAVGLGKVHKPILALQMPGLFSSWAKLDAARETMRPEFEKGAEDAGFRILGWGDVGQAHLITKGVAVRTPDDFKGTKPYVWRDDAVMPVFFQVIGGVTPVPLGIPEVLPNLGTGAVNALVAPALVAEQLQWASKLDTIVADASGFAVGALVLSSKKLDALPADLKTILQDTGKVAATALTKRIRSEDDAAFGRLKGKMTVVELTADQKTKWQGLFKQVRSRLSQGTFSPDLVAKLEGLGG
- a CDS encoding YbjN domain-containing protein, which codes for MTLDEIRAVLEAQGWPVERLSEATLRSRFRSKDRIFPLFVHLEPLFVTFAVIPYARLPEDPDSAEALMTRLLKLNREINLAKYSVDDDGDIILSVEYRIEHLDPSEIRDAVDVLSFYADKHHEDVHKLSGQ